Sequence from the Segatella copri genome:
AGTGCCCATGAAATACGGGACGGGCTTTGGCTACGTTGGTCCATTCAGTAAATCCTGGTCCCCACACTTTGTCGTTTTCATGGATTGGATGAAACTGTGGCAAATAATATGCTATAACTCTTGCTTCCATTTAATATGTTCTTTTATTAATATTCTATTTCTATTTTTTTAATTAAGTATAATCATCATTCCTAGTCCGTAATGTGGAATGCTTACGTAGAGCAGGAGAAGGGAGATGATTAGCACAAAACTGATGCCTATCCACTTCTGCTTGAAAGTGTATAATATATATGTGTAAAGCAGGATATTCACGATGCAATACAGCTGGCTGGTTCGCAAAGCCAATACCGGCAAAAAGGCAAACGCCGAATACAGGGATAATCCTATTGCAGATGTCTTGAGCAATATAGGGAAATTACTGCATAGTTTTGTCAGCGTATCCTTAAAGAGGAACAGGTAATAAAACAGCATAATCGACATGATATGCAGCGGATCAAATATATTGATGCCTACTGTCATTTTACCCTTTTCCACTGCTGCCTGGTAGATAGCTAGTTTGTTTCCGATGAATGGAAGTGACGGGTTCATCAGAATGCTACCTCCTGCATAATATACTACATATCCCAGCGGAATGGCGCAAAGAAACAGAATGGTTGTCTTCTTGCAGAATGGCTTGTTGTTGAGAAACAAGACGGGAAGGAGTATTAATGAAGAATAATGTATCAAAGATGCTCCGAGCAAAATAAAGAAGGCTATTTTCTTTTTGTTCTCTGCTATGAGTGGGAGTGTGCAAAGGAAGATTCCTGATACAACCCCTGCTCTTATCTGGGTAAGATCGTGCAGTACATAGTAGAAACTGATGTAGCACAGCAGCGGAACAAAATAGAATTCGCTCATCTTTCTGAAGGCAAACATTTTCAGAGACACTCCGAATATTGCATAGATCAAGAACAGCATGTGTACATTATCGGTAAAGAGTCCCAAAATGTAAGATATGAGTAGAAAGGATGGCTCAATCATCTCGTCCGTACCATTCTTGAAATAATTCTGGAATGTATATTCGTAATTTTCCGAATCTGGATCCAAACCGATTTCTCGAAATCCTGCCACAAAAATCAGCACAAGCCCTATTAGGAAGAATAATGACTTCTGATACTTCCTAATATAGTCTTCCAAGTAACAAAGTATAGCAATGATTAGAAACAATGCCAATAAGATGTAACCCATATTGCTTTATTTTTTTAATTTTCTATTTACTAACTCTTTGATGAGGGTTCGCTCTTTCTTCGAAATACCCACTGCATATAATAGGATGGATATGCTTATAGCAGAAACGGCAAACGATAAGAGGAACTGAAAGATCCTGTTTGTATGCAATCCTTCTACGCAATACACTATCAGCGTAGTTGTCGAAATAATCAGAATGCCCGGTAACACCAGTCTCACTAGATATTTACTGACGGTTAAATCTGAAATACTTGTTTGCA
This genomic interval carries:
- a CDS encoding EpsG family protein, coding for MGYILLALFLIIAILCYLEDYIRKYQKSLFFLIGLVLIFVAGFREIGLDPDSENYEYTFQNYFKNGTDEMIEPSFLLISYILGLFTDNVHMLFLIYAIFGVSLKMFAFRKMSEFYFVPLLCYISFYYVLHDLTQIRAGVVSGIFLCTLPLIAENKKKIAFFILLGASLIHYSSLILLPVLFLNNKPFCKKTTILFLCAIPLGYVVYYAGGSILMNPSLPFIGNKLAIYQAAVEKGKMTVGINIFDPLHIMSIMLFYYLFLFKDTLTKLCSNFPILLKTSAIGLSLYSAFAFLPVLALRTSQLYCIVNILLYTYILYTFKQKWIGISFVLIISLLLLYVSIPHYGLGMMIILN